One Acetobacterium sp. KB-1 DNA segment encodes these proteins:
- a CDS encoding transposase, which translates to MYYDYTVKIPLVRGKIITKKKGDSTYVLFQYGQQYNVEKKYAIPQRTIIGKIHSDNHDVMYPNEKFQDYFPEVTLPEELPDSYRSCALKIGSYAVIQKVLQEYKLENLLNTWFPKDCGLLLDLMAYLIVDEENAGQYYPDFAFNHPLFSEGMRIYSDSKVSRFLKSVTREQIIGFLNDWNKKRDHKQCIYISYDSTNKNCQAGDIDLIEYGKAKDEKGLPVFNLALAFDKTNRVPLFYEEYPGSITDVSQFEYMVDKVKEYNYKSVGFILDRGYFSKANIKYMEDNGYSFIIMVKGRKNLVSELITANRNTFETDRECAIRSYRVYGKTVLAKLYEDDNTLRYFHLYFNPSKQAAEREQLEQLIERLGLYLEKHIGKDITLGNVYHEYFDLRYNNKHALVSYTEKKDVVRKKLEQCGYFCIITSTEMTVSQALIHYKGRDISEKLFSTDKSFIGSKSNRVHTSESLSAKLFIEFIALIVRNRIYNLLKETMLRLDTKPNYMTVPAALRELEKIEMVRRSKDHYRLDHAVTKRQKVILSSFGMDENNIRDIASGIGNLLSKNQSLMTNTDSQNEEEYDDGADEIDNFD; encoded by the coding sequence ATGTACTACGATTACACAGTCAAAATCCCTTTGGTTAGGGGCAAGATAATCACCAAGAAAAAGGGCGATTCAACTTATGTCCTTTTTCAATACGGCCAACAATACAATGTCGAAAAGAAATATGCCATACCCCAACGTACCATCATCGGAAAGATTCATTCAGATAATCATGATGTCATGTATCCGAACGAGAAATTTCAAGATTACTTTCCGGAGGTTACCCTTCCAGAAGAACTGCCGGATTCTTATCGAAGCTGCGCTTTGAAGATTGGTTCATATGCGGTAATCCAAAAGGTTCTCCAAGAATATAAGTTAGAGAATCTTCTGAATACATGGTTTCCAAAAGACTGTGGATTACTACTCGATCTAATGGCATATCTGATTGTTGATGAAGAAAATGCAGGCCAGTACTATCCTGATTTTGCATTTAACCACCCACTGTTTTCGGAGGGAATGAGGATATACAGCGATTCAAAAGTAAGCCGGTTCCTTAAATCAGTTACTCGGGAACAGATTATTGGCTTCCTAAATGACTGGAACAAAAAACGTGATCATAAACAATGCATTTACATTTCGTATGATTCAACAAACAAGAACTGCCAAGCCGGTGATATTGATCTTATAGAATACGGCAAAGCGAAGGATGAAAAAGGACTTCCAGTGTTTAATCTTGCATTAGCATTTGATAAGACCAACCGAGTTCCGCTATTTTATGAGGAATATCCAGGTTCAATAACCGATGTTTCCCAGTTTGAGTATATGGTAGACAAGGTGAAAGAGTACAATTATAAATCGGTCGGTTTTATTCTGGACAGAGGATATTTCAGCAAAGCCAATATAAAATACATGGAAGATAATGGTTACTCCTTCATCATCATGGTTAAAGGCCGTAAAAATCTCGTATCTGAGCTGATAACAGCGAACCGAAATACATTTGAAACTGATCGTGAGTGTGCTATCCGTTCATACAGAGTTTATGGAAAAACAGTTTTAGCTAAGTTGTATGAGGACGATAATACTCTTAGATATTTCCATTTATACTTCAACCCTTCCAAACAGGCTGCTGAGAGAGAACAGCTGGAGCAACTGATTGAAAGACTTGGATTGTATTTGGAAAAACATATTGGAAAAGATATCACACTTGGGAACGTATATCACGAATATTTTGACCTTCGCTATAACAACAAGCATGCGCTTGTCTCGTATACAGAAAAAAAGGATGTCGTTCGGAAAAAGTTGGAGCAATGCGGTTATTTCTGCATTATCACCTCTACTGAAATGACTGTATCACAGGCACTTATCCATTACAAAGGTCGGGATATCTCTGAAAAACTATTCAGCACGGACAAATCGTTTATTGGGTCTAAAAGCAACCGGGTTCACACTTCCGAATCATTGTCTGCAAAGCTGTTTATCGAATTTATTGCACTGATTGTCCGTAACAGAATCTACAACCTCTTGAAGGAAACGATGCTTCGATTAGATACAAAACCGAATTATATGACGGTGCCTGCGGCGCTTCGCGAACTGGAAAAAATCGAAATGGTTAGACGGAGTAAAGACCATTATCGGCTTGATCACGCCGTAACCAAACGGCAGAAGGTTATTCTAAGTTCATTCGGCATGGACGAGAATAATATTCGTGATATTGCAAGCGGAATCGGCAATCTATTGTCGAAGAACCAGTCGCTGATGACAAATACAGATAGCCAGAATGAGGAGGAATACGACGATGGCGCGGACGAAATCGATAACTTCGATTGA
- a CDS encoding DUF4315 family protein, which translates to MARTKSITSIETEITRINSELTKLQEKQEALSDRLLELQKQKKEHEAKQVMEAFQKSGKSLQELMTFLDV; encoded by the coding sequence ATGGCGCGGACGAAATCGATAACTTCGATTGAAACTGAAATTACAAGAATAAATAGTGAGCTAACAAAACTTCAAGAAAAACAGGAGGCTCTATCGGACAGATTGTTGGAACTTCAAAAGCAAAAGAAGGAACACGAGGCCAAACAAGTAATGGAGGCTTTCCAAAAAAGTGGCAAAAGCTTGCAGGAGCTGATGACATTTTTAGATGTCTGA
- a CDS encoding NUDIX hydrolase, whose protein sequence is MNHDILYRSEEFIFSYRIAGVLVKNERILLQKPRNDDGYSIPGGHVRRGETSQEALIREFKEEINADIQVEKLLFVGENFFPWGNRPCQQISLYYHILLRDDTQIPLEGVFKVIDELENMQIDLDFCWILLSELKKVKFYPTNLVDDLITLPENVKHFVFKQAP, encoded by the coding sequence ATGAATCATGATATTTTATATCGCAGCGAGGAATTTATTTTTTCTTATCGAATTGCCGGTGTGCTGGTAAAGAATGAAAGAATACTTTTGCAAAAACCCCGAAATGACGATGGTTACTCGATACCGGGAGGCCATGTGCGCAGGGGGGAGACTTCCCAGGAAGCTTTGATCCGGGAATTCAAGGAAGAAATCAATGCGGATATTCAAGTTGAGAAATTGCTTTTTGTGGGCGAGAATTTTTTCCCCTGGGGCAATCGACCCTGTCAGCAAATCAGTCTCTATTATCATATTTTATTGCGGGATGATACGCAAATTCCGTTGGAAGGGGTGTTTAAGGTCATTGACGAACTGGAAAATATGCAAATTGATTTGGATTTTTGCTGGATTCTCTTGTCCGAATTAAAAAAGGTGAAGTTTTATCCAACGAATCTCGTAGACGACTTAATTACCCTGCCGGAAAATGTCAAACATTTTGTTTTCAAGCAAGCACCATGA
- a CDS encoding thioredoxin family protein: MHEIWIIGTNPPCPRCGLLTHLIETIVSAENKAATVRHLAYTDPKASDFAHTQGLIPGTAKNVARLLDLPIDPVLLNQCYDRRDDPENLPYEPYNQFGWTYALDQYLQPYEQAAKGVGILMTPVLIINGQLKHAGSVPPLTDLTRWLNAL, translated from the coding sequence ATGCATGAAATTTGGATTATCGGAACCAACCCGCCATGTCCCCGATGTGGCTTGCTGACCCATCTCATTGAAACCATCGTAAGTGCAGAAAATAAAGCGGCAACGGTGCGACATCTTGCCTATACCGATCCGAAAGCCAGCGATTTTGCCCACACGCAAGGTCTGATCCCGGGCACCGCAAAGAATGTGGCCCGCCTTCTCGATCTACCCATCGATCCCGTTTTACTGAATCAGTGTTATGATCGCCGGGATGACCCGGAAAATCTTCCCTACGAACCTTACAATCAGTTTGGCTGGACTTACGCTTTGGATCAGTATTTACAGCCTTACGAACAGGCTGCTAAGGGTGTCGGAATTCTAATGACCCCAGTTTTAATCATCAATGGTCAACTCAAACACGCCGGCAGCGTCCCGCCGCTGACCGACCTCACCCGCTGGCTAAACGCTCTTTAG
- a CDS encoding helix-turn-helix transcriptional regulator, producing MSNSSEGSLNQQAKCSCQGGTLDKLLQPQILTILASQNLHGYRIIHELEIRKMIHGDKIDRTGVYRTLKHLEQKNLIAAEWDVNGTGAAKKIYRINPSGQTCLKNWIETLETYQNTIAGILSEARRTIDPSSK from the coding sequence ATGTCTAATAGTAGTGAAGGTTCATTAAACCAGCAAGCCAAATGTTCTTGCCAGGGGGGGACCCTTGATAAATTATTGCAGCCCCAAATCCTGACCATTTTAGCCAGTCAGAATTTACATGGGTATCGCATTATCCATGAATTAGAAATTCGAAAAATGATCCACGGTGATAAGATTGACCGTACCGGCGTGTATCGGACCCTTAAACATTTAGAGCAAAAAAACCTGATTGCGGCGGAATGGGACGTCAACGGAACCGGAGCCGCTAAAAAAATCTACCGCATCAACCCCTCCGGTCAAACCTGCTTAAAAAATTGGATCGAAACCCTGGAAACCTATCAAAATACTATTGCCGGCATTTTATCAGAGGCCCGTCGCACAATCGATCCATCATCAAAATAA